A single window of Watersipora subatra chromosome 9, tzWatSuba1.1, whole genome shotgun sequence DNA harbors:
- the LOC137404252 gene encoding cdc42 homolog, translating to MQTIKCVVVGDGAVGKTCLLISYTTNKFPSEYIPTVFDNYAVTVMIGGEPYTLGLFDTAGQEDYDRLRPLSYPQTDVFLVCFSVVALSSFENVREKWVPEITHHCQKTPFLLVGTQVDLRDDGSTIEKLQKNRQKPLGVDAGEKLAKELRAVKYVECSALTQKGLKNVFDEAILAALEPPEPPKPKRKCILL from the exons ATGCAGACGATCAAATGTGTTGTTGTTGGCGATGGAGCAGTTGGTAAAACTTGTCTGCTAATTTCCTACACAACTAACAAATTTCCTTCTGAATACATACCAACA GTATTTGACAATTATGCTGTTACGGTGATGATAGGAGGGGAACCTTATACCCTAGGTCTGTTTGATACAGCCGGACAGGAAGACTATGATAGACTAAGACCACTGTCATATCCCCAAACAGATGTCTTCTTAGTGTGCTTCAGTGTTGTGGCGCTGTCTTCATTTGAGAACGTTAGGGAAAAG TGGGTGCCAGAAATTACGCATCACTGTCAGAAAACTCCTTTCCTTCTAGTCGGCACGCAGGTCGACCTGCGAGATGATGGTTCAACCATAGAAAAGCTTCAAAAAAATCGTCAGAAGCCTTTAGGGGTGGATGCAGGAGAAAAATTGGCGAAAGAGTTGAGGGCTGTGAAATATGTAGAATGCTCAGCTCTGACACAG AAAGGACTGAAGAATGTATTTGATGAAGCTATTCTTGCCGCACTCGAGCCTCCAGAGCCACCCAAGCCAAAGCGTAAATGTATTCTCCTCTGA
- the LOC137404452 gene encoding N-alpha-acetyltransferase 38, NatC auxiliary subunit-like — translation MIESRDQLRQWLNHSVRVEITDGRVLIGTFTCTDNDANIILGQCDEYLPPGYPKDPRKLGLAMVPGRHILKLEIMEHKEEEIL, via the exons ATGATTGAGAGCAGAGATCAGCTTAGGCAGTGGCTCAACCACTCTGTTAGAGTGGAGATAACAGATGGTCGGGTATTAATCG GTACATTCACATGCACAGACAATGATGCCAACATAATACTTGGACAATGTGATGAGTATCTACCTCCAG GATATCCTAAAGACCCAAGGAAATTAGGACTGGCTATGGTACCTGGTCGACACATACTAAAGTTAGAGATTATGGAGCACAAAGAAGAGGAAATATTGTAG